The following are from one region of the Methanospirillum hungatei genome:
- a CDS encoding PAS domain S-box protein, whose protein sequence is MKKEIHVLYVDDEPALLDIVQTFLQITGEFVVTTLDTADSALLLIKEQAFDAIVSDYQMPDMDGIEFLKKVRGSGNSIPFIIFTGKGREEVVIQALNEGADYYLQKGGDPKSQFTELAHKIRLAVRQRGLESSVRDYERREADILNFLPDATFAINTEGIVIAWNQAMEEMTGVSASKILGKGDFEYSIPFYQERRPMLINLVLKDDPVIYRTYSSINRNRDLISSEITIPSFHEGTGASFWFTASPLYDNEGRIAGAIESIREITDIKSSEQNLIRKHEELQAAYEQISATEEELRANYQEIIQKGEELEKKEQHLRAITNNIPGVVYRCHVRSDNKLRIDFISTKSLEILGLESNPVIFYDVFVQGIDDYDRPRFINMVNQAILLKIPFDFEGKYVKPSGERIWIKFVSSLDINQESLLYNGIIFDNTALKEQDETRRFLAHVLDNSPASITVHDFDGNMLYANEKTFELHGYTHEEFLAKNLHDIDAPDSELLIHNRLDEVFKNNSLEFDVHHIRKDGSLIPLHVNLKKIVWRGKNVLLSIATDITVQKRVEEELKKKAEELNLRTRLLTVLLETVPIGVFMVEAPSGRALISNQAATRLLGRGVLPDTSEKNLSEKYEAYRIGTSQKYPASEMPIIQGMYGKSSHIDDMVVVRPDGTQVLLEVFGNPVTDNHGHIIASLVSFIDITERKRIENLLKESEENARALINAQKESIFMMKPDGTILYANDTMAYRFGYFAQDLIGKCVYDLAPAEVSERRREYVDRMMQTRDTVHFIDQRFGRIMENYLYPILGNDGEVSRIAVYGRDITEKQEAEQQIAESEEKYRSVVEQAHDGIAIVQNNLLVFVNEAFAYMSGYDQNELMGMSYLEFIQEKNIYEVKNYVDETLLCMEKPTSREIDLIRKDKTTFTVEVNAAGISYNGTPGCLFLIRDISDRKHAEELQKKTMNLLNEVQRISKVGGWEIDVQSGRISWTEEVYHIHGVGHEYDPNDLQKNISFYAPDDARIIETAFHRAVNEGIPYDLELNFIQNDGKQIWVRTMGNPVFEGNKVIKVTGNIMDITERKHLELSLREALLKLKVLTGITRHDVVNDLSVIYLSLDMMRESDDEAIKHEYLLKAVDAVDILKKTIEFTREYENFGSVSSKWENLLEIVTGAQLDVALTNIKTDISLPSNLQLYSDPIIRKVFTTLFENSSRHGGKNLSKIRIFLQDVGMDTLIVYEDDGIGIPEQEKALIFNHGYGRHTGIGLFLVHEILSILGLSIRECGIEGNGVRFEIFVPSGSYRYQNSI, encoded by the coding sequence ATGAAAAAGGAAATTCATGTTCTTTATGTTGACGATGAACCTGCCCTTTTGGATATTGTACAGACATTTCTTCAAATCACAGGAGAATTTGTTGTAACAACTTTAGATACTGCTGATTCTGCATTACTTTTAATTAAGGAGCAGGCTTTTGATGCAATAGTTTCTGATTATCAAATGCCAGATATGGATGGGATTGAATTTCTAAAAAAAGTCAGGGGGTCAGGAAATTCTATACCATTTATTATATTTACTGGAAAGGGTCGGGAAGAAGTTGTCATTCAAGCTCTCAATGAGGGGGCTGATTATTACCTGCAGAAAGGTGGGGATCCAAAATCTCAATTTACTGAACTTGCTCATAAAATCCGGCTTGCAGTACGACAAAGAGGATTAGAGTCTTCTGTAAGGGATTATGAACGTCGGGAAGCCGATATTCTAAATTTTCTCCCTGATGCAACATTTGCAATTAATACTGAAGGAATTGTTATAGCCTGGAACCAGGCCATGGAAGAAATGACTGGTGTAAGTGCTTCTAAAATTTTAGGAAAAGGCGATTTTGAATACTCTATTCCTTTTTATCAGGAACGTCGCCCTATGCTGATTAACCTTGTTTTAAAAGACGATCCGGTTATCTATAGGACATATTCATCAATTAATCGAAACAGAGACTTAATTTCTTCAGAAATCACGATTCCGTCCTTTCATGAAGGTACCGGAGCATCGTTTTGGTTTACCGCATCCCCGCTCTATGACAATGAAGGGAGGATAGCAGGGGCAATTGAGTCTATCCGTGAAATAACTGACATTAAGAGTTCAGAGCAAAACCTTATCCGCAAACATGAAGAACTTCAGGCAGCTTATGAGCAGATATCAGCCACTGAAGAAGAACTTCGTGCAAATTATCAAGAAATAATTCAAAAAGGAGAAGAACTCGAAAAGAAAGAACAGCACCTTCGTGCAATAACCAACAATATTCCTGGAGTTGTTTATCGGTGTCATGTTCGTTCTGATAATAAACTACGGATAGATTTTATCAGTACAAAAAGTCTTGAAATACTAGGTCTTGAAAGTAATCCCGTTATTTTCTATGACGTATTTGTTCAGGGTATTGATGATTATGATCGCCCTAGATTCATCAACATGGTTAACCAGGCGATTTTACTAAAAATTCCATTTGATTTTGAAGGGAAGTATGTCAAACCATCCGGAGAAAGAATCTGGATAAAGTTTGTATCAAGCCTGGACATAAACCAAGAATCTCTTCTTTATAATGGTATTATTTTTGATAATACGGCATTAAAAGAGCAGGACGAAACGAGGCGGTTTCTAGCTCATGTTCTTGATAATTCTCCGGCATCTATCACTGTTCATGATTTTGATGGAAATATGCTTTATGCAAATGAAAAAACCTTTGAATTGCATGGCTATACTCACGAAGAGTTTCTCGCTAAAAATCTTCATGATATTGATGCCCCAGATAGTGAGCTCTTGATACATAATCGGCTTGATGAGGTTTTTAAAAACAATTCACTGGAATTTGATGTACATCATATCCGTAAAGATGGATCACTTATTCCTCTCCATGTCAACTTGAAAAAGATAGTATGGAGAGGAAAGAATGTCCTGCTCAGCATTGCGACAGACATTACCGTACAAAAAAGAGTCGAAGAGGAACTGAAAAAAAAGGCAGAAGAACTCAATTTAAGGACAAGACTTCTAACCGTACTCCTTGAAACAGTTCCTATTGGTGTATTTATGGTAGAGGCTCCTTCTGGCAGAGCCCTGATTTCTAATCAAGCAGCAACCAGGTTGCTTGGCCGGGGTGTATTACCAGATACATCGGAAAAAAATCTTTCCGAAAAGTATGAGGCATATAGAATTGGAACCTCTCAAAAGTACCCTGCATCGGAAATGCCGATAATTCAGGGGATGTATGGGAAAAGCAGTCATATTGATGATATGGTTGTTGTCCGTCCAGATGGTACGCAAGTTCTTTTAGAAGTTTTTGGAAATCCAGTAACTGACAATCATGGACATATCATCGCTAGCCTGGTTAGTTTTATTGATATAACTGAACGGAAAAGAATTGAAAATCTATTAAAAGAGAGTGAAGAGAATGCTCGTGCTCTTATAAATGCTCAAAAAGAATCTATCTTTATGATGAAACCGGATGGGACAATATTATATGCAAATGATACTATGGCCTATCGGTTTGGGTATTTTGCACAGGATCTCATTGGTAAATGCGTATATGATCTTGCTCCTGCTGAAGTATCGGAAAGGAGAAGAGAGTATGTTGATCGAATGATGCAAACTCGAGATACTGTCCACTTTATTGATCAAAGATTTGGAAGGATAATGGAAAATTATCTCTATCCAATCCTGGGAAATGATGGAGAAGTCTCACGTATTGCAGTTTATGGACGCGACATTACAGAAAAACAGGAAGCAGAACAGCAAATTGCGGAAAGTGAAGAAAAATACCGAAGTGTGGTTGAACAAGCTCATGATGGTATTGCAATTGTTCAGAATAATCTTCTGGTGTTTGTAAACGAAGCGTTTGCTTACATGTCAGGGTATGATCAGAATGAATTAATGGGAATGTCCTATTTAGAGTTCATACAAGAAAAAAACATATATGAGGTGAAAAATTATGTCGATGAGACTCTTCTCTGCATGGAAAAACCAACAAGTCGAGAGATAGATCTCATACGAAAAGACAAAACAACCTTCACTGTTGAAGTGAATGCAGCGGGTATATCTTATAATGGTACCCCTGGTTGTCTTTTTTTAATACGTGATATCAGTGACCGGAAGCATGCAGAAGAACTTCAGAAAAAAACTATGAACCTGCTTAATGAAGTTCAGAGGATTTCAAAAGTAGGAGGATGGGAGATTGATGTTCAATCTGGACGTATCTCCTGGACTGAAGAAGTGTACCATATTCATGGTGTTGGGCATGAATATGATCCAAATGATCTTCAGAAAAACATTTCATTTTATGCCCCTGATGATGCCAGAATAATTGAAACTGCATTTCATCGAGCTGTGAATGAAGGAATACCTTATGATCTGGAACTGAATTTTATCCAGAATGATGGAAAGCAGATCTGGGTCAGAACCATGGGAAATCCGGTTTTTGAAGGTAATAAGGTTATTAAAGTGACCGGAAATATCATGGATATCACTGAAAGGAAACATCTCGAGTTATCTCTTCGGGAAGCATTATTGAAATTGAAAGTCCTTACTGGAATTACTCGTCATGATGTAGTAAATGATTTGAGTGTAATATATCTCTCTCTCGATATGATGCGGGAATCTGATGATGAAGCAATAAAACATGAATACCTCTTAAAAGCAGTAGATGCAGTAGACATTTTGAAAAAGACAATTGAGTTTACCCGGGAGTATGAAAATTTTGGTTCTGTTTCAAGTAAATGGGAAAATCTCCTGGAGATTGTAACCGGAGCTCAATTGGATGTTGCTTTGACAAATATAAAGACGGATATTTCTCTTCCTTCTAATCTCCAATTGTATTCAGATCCTATTATCAGAAAAGTATTTACTACACTGTTTGAAAATTCATCCAGGCATGGAGGTAAAAATCTCTCAAAAATTCGCATATTTTTACAGGATGTTGGTATGGATACCTTAATTGTATATGAAGATGATGGTATTGGTATACCAGAACAGGAAAAAGCTTTAATTTTTAATCACGGATATGGAAGACATACAGGTATCGGATTATTTCTTGTTCATGAGATTTTATCGATTCTTGGGCTTTCAATCCGGGAATGCGGAATTGAAGGAAATGGAGTCAGATTCGAAATTTTTGTTCCAAGTGGCTCATACAGATATCAGAATTCCATTTGA
- a CDS encoding carbon starvation protein A — translation MNAFIILIIALCIFALAYRYYGLFIATRVLELDENRKTPAESFNDMQDYHPTNKYVLFGHHFAAIAGAGPLIGPVLAAQFGYLPGLIWILIGAVVAGAVHDMVVLFASVRFDGKSLSLIAGELIGKRAGLIASLSILFILMLTLAGLSLAVVKALFMSPVNTFTILATIPIALLMGVYLYRFRPGDILGASLIGLVLLIVVILAGPFLGQIPIISSCLTLGETPLRLLIPTYGFIAAALPVWLLLCPRDYLSTFLKIGTIVVLAIGVFIIQPEIHMPAVTEYFDGGGPVIPGSAIPFLFITIACGALSGFHSTIGTGTTPKMISNERDIYFVGYGAMLMEGFVSIMALIAACALIPADYFAINVAPAVYHTLGIVPVQLPELESLIGENLAGRTGGAVSLAVGMAAIFARIPIFEGLLSYWYHFAIMFEAVFVLTAVDTGTRVGRYLLQELLGQVVPKFHDRKWIPGVIISSFIFTFSWGYLLYTGEISTIWPLFGMSNQLLAATGLIIGTTLLIKMGKQKYMWITALPGLTMIPITFYAGYLNILNYLNMHSSQGYLLTGISIILMILLALVLIEAIYNWYDLLLVERKDPRRPTPVVLPQS, via the coding sequence TTGAATGCATTTATTATTCTCATTATTGCCCTTTGTATTTTTGCTCTTGCTTACCGATATTATGGGCTTTTTATTGCGACCCGAGTATTGGAACTGGATGAAAACAGAAAGACTCCGGCAGAGTCATTTAACGACATGCAGGATTATCACCCCACAAATAAATATGTGCTTTTTGGTCATCATTTTGCTGCAATTGCTGGAGCCGGGCCACTAATCGGACCAGTTCTTGCTGCCCAGTTTGGGTACCTTCCTGGTCTTATCTGGATTCTTATCGGTGCAGTCGTTGCCGGAGCGGTCCATGATATGGTAGTACTCTTTGCATCAGTAAGGTTTGATGGGAAAAGTCTTTCCCTGATTGCCGGTGAACTTATTGGAAAACGTGCCGGACTTATTGCTTCACTTTCAATTCTGTTCATTCTGATGTTAACTCTGGCTGGATTGTCTCTTGCCGTGGTCAAAGCACTCTTCATGAGTCCAGTAAACACTTTCACTATTCTTGCCACAATACCCATTGCTCTCCTCATGGGAGTGTATCTGTATCGGTTTAGGCCCGGAGATATTCTTGGTGCTTCGCTCATCGGGCTGGTCCTCCTTATCGTGGTAATTCTAGCCGGACCGTTTCTAGGGCAGATACCAATCATTTCAAGCTGCCTAACCCTTGGTGAAACACCACTCCGGTTATTGATCCCAACATACGGTTTTATTGCTGCAGCTCTTCCGGTCTGGCTTTTGCTCTGTCCTCGGGATTATCTCTCAACCTTCTTGAAAATTGGGACCATTGTTGTCCTAGCTATTGGTGTTTTCATAATCCAACCAGAAATTCACATGCCTGCTGTTACCGAATATTTCGATGGTGGTGGCCCGGTTATTCCGGGATCTGCCATTCCGTTCCTTTTCATTACCATTGCCTGTGGAGCACTATCCGGGTTCCATTCAACCATAGGGACCGGTACAACCCCGAAGATGATTTCAAATGAACGGGATATCTATTTTGTCGGATATGGAGCCATGCTCATGGAAGGATTTGTCTCAATCATGGCGCTCATTGCAGCTTGTGCCTTAATTCCAGCTGATTATTTTGCAATCAACGTTGCTCCTGCTGTTTATCATACTCTTGGAATAGTACCGGTCCAGCTTCCTGAACTTGAAAGTCTGATTGGAGAAAATCTTGCCGGAAGAACCGGGGGTGCTGTGTCCCTTGCGGTTGGAATGGCTGCAATTTTTGCCAGAATACCCATTTTTGAAGGGCTTCTGTCATATTGGTATCATTTTGCTATCATGTTCGAAGCTGTTTTCGTTCTTACCGCTGTTGATACCGGGACCAGGGTTGGGAGATATCTTTTGCAGGAATTACTAGGTCAGGTAGTTCCAAAGTTTCATGATCGGAAATGGATTCCTGGAGTAATCATTTCTAGTTTTATCTTCACCTTTTCATGGGGATATCTCCTCTATACTGGTGAAATTTCTACAATCTGGCCACTATTTGGTATGTCAAACCAACTTTTGGCTGCAACTGGGCTTATTATCGGAACTACTCTTCTTATAAAAATGGGGAAACAAAAATACATGTGGATAACGGCTCTTCCTGGACTTACCATGATCCCTATTACCTTTTATGCAGGGTATTTGAATATTCTGAATTATCTAAATATGCATTCATCACAAGGATATCTTTTAACTGGGATATCTATTATCCTCATGATTCTTCTTGCACTTGTCCTAATTGAAGCAATATACAACTGGTATGACCTTTTACTGGTTGAGAGAAAAGATCCTCGTCGTCCAACTCCGGTTGTATTACCACAATCATAA
- a CDS encoding DUF5612 domain-containing protein, with protein sequence MSEENLKAVCIYARNQKGVLKDISGTFADHNANIVMIHLESIQGRAEDVFDELYVEYEGDVDQNQLMSALHELSGVKEVIQHISFGDIYGKRVIIIGGGAQVAQVAMGAVNEADRHNIRGERISVDTIPLVGEKTLSQAIDAVTRLPRVEILVLAGSIMGGSVSDAVERVKVSGIPVIALNMAGSVVKHADLVVTDPIQAGVFAVMHVSTIAVFDVYRVRGRKF encoded by the coding sequence GTGTCAGAAGAAAACCTGAAGGCAGTTTGTATATATGCACGTAATCAGAAGGGAGTTTTGAAAGATATTTCTGGAACTTTTGCAGACCATAATGCGAATATTGTTATGATCCATCTTGAGAGCATACAGGGAAGGGCTGAGGATGTTTTTGATGAGCTCTATGTCGAGTATGAGGGAGATGTCGATCAAAATCAACTCATGAGTGCACTTCACGAATTATCCGGAGTGAAAGAAGTAATCCAGCATATTTCTTTTGGTGATATATATGGGAAGCGGGTTATCATTATTGGTGGCGGAGCCCAGGTAGCCCAGGTTGCCATGGGTGCTGTTAATGAAGCTGACAGGCATAATATTCGTGGAGAACGCATATCTGTTGATACAATTCCATTAGTTGGAGAAAAAACGCTCTCACAAGCAATAGATGCCGTGACACGGCTGCCCAGAGTTGAGATCCTGGTTCTTGCCGGATCAATTATGGGTGGATCAGTGTCAGACGCGGTTGAGCGTGTAAAGGTATCTGGTATACCCGTCATTGCGCTCAACATGGCAGGAAGTGTTGTAAAGCATGCAGATCTTGTAGTAACAGATCCAATTCAGGCAGGAGTATTTGCAGTTATGCATGTATCTACTATAGCAGTGTTTGATGTATATCGAGTACGGGGGAGAAAATTCTGA
- a CDS encoding L-threonylcarbamoyladenylate synthase: MHDGLIVYPTDTLYGLGADALSDEAIIKIFEAKGREYHKPISIAVSDSDMIGAVAGVDEIAQAFIDEFLPGPVTIILPARNIISPRLTAGTKKIGIRYPNHEVALEIISRFDSPITATSANLSGGPDPVCLELCNVPYDCVVNVGALPGIPSTVVDLVEMEIVRAGVEIESVAAFLAKWS, encoded by the coding sequence ATGCATGACGGACTCATAGTCTATCCTACAGATACATTGTATGGACTTGGAGCTGATGCTCTCTCTGATGAGGCAATAATAAAAATTTTTGAAGCGAAGGGGAGGGAATATCACAAACCGATTTCCATAGCCGTATCAGATTCTGACATGATTGGAGCTGTGGCAGGTGTTGATGAGATCGCACAAGCATTTATAGATGAGTTTCTCCCAGGTCCTGTCACTATCATTCTTCCGGCAAGAAATATCATATCTCCTCGTTTGACTGCAGGAACAAAGAAGATAGGGATTCGGTATCCAAATCATGAGGTTGCCCTTGAGATCATATCCCGTTTTGATAGTCCGATAACGGCTACAAGTGCAAATCTTTCAGGCGGTCCTGATCCGGTTTGTTTGGAACTTTGTAATGTACCATATGATTGTGTGGTAAATGTAGGAGCTCTTCCTGGAATTCCTTCAACCGTTGTCGATCTTGTTGAAATGGAGATAGTTCGTGCCGGTGTAGAAATTGAGTCTGTTGCCGCATTTTTAGCTAAGTGGTCATAA
- a CDS encoding DNA polymerase subunit beta has translation MNPVRLRDFIKDKNGWYYAVAAYDNTSRIGSVLRYIPDSSGDRIDNSGIRYRKVEFDEAYQLIEKLHPEWVDLVHRIPYDNIEEVLKPDERIEAVAAQYPKAAKLVKTLRLPPCSFGVTGSLLCGLGGENSDIDGVVYGDAFRHAQKQLNRSFREGYIEALSEELWQTVYKKRNPETSYDEFILHEKRKFNRGQVDGTYFDLLYTRAYHDLPGFTMHKGTILGKKTIEAIVVDDQFVFDSPAIYEIDHPDISRVLSFTHTYTGQAFKSEQIQAQGIIEQHGNEKWLIVGTTREAKGEFIRSLSLLEQEG, from the coding sequence ATGAATCCGGTGCGACTTCGTGATTTTATAAAAGATAAAAACGGCTGGTATTATGCAGTTGCTGCCTATGATAATACCTCCAGAATCGGTTCTGTTCTTCGGTATATTCCTGATTCATCCGGAGACCGGATAGATAATTCGGGAATCCGGTACCGAAAAGTAGAATTTGATGAAGCGTACCAACTCATTGAGAAATTACACCCCGAGTGGGTTGATCTCGTTCACAGGATCCCGTATGATAATATTGAAGAGGTATTAAAGCCGGATGAGAGGATAGAAGCAGTAGCAGCTCAATATCCAAAAGCAGCAAAACTTGTAAAAACTCTTCGTCTTCCTCCCTGTTCATTTGGTGTTACTGGTTCTCTTCTCTGCGGATTGGGAGGTGAGAACTCTGATATTGATGGAGTTGTGTATGGAGATGCGTTCAGACATGCTCAAAAGCAACTAAACAGGTCATTTCGGGAAGGCTACATCGAAGCGTTAAGTGAAGAACTCTGGCAGACAGTGTATAAGAAACGAAATCCTGAAACATCATATGATGAGTTCATTTTGCATGAAAAAAGGAAATTTAACCGTGGTCAGGTAGACGGGACATATTTTGATCTGTTATATACCCGTGCATATCATGATCTTCCCGGGTTTACTATGCATAAAGGAACTATTCTAGGCAAAAAAACAATTGAGGCAATAGTGGTAGATGATCAATTTGTTTTTGATAGTCCTGCTATATATGAGATAGATCATCCAGATATTTCCCGGGTGCTGTCATTTACCCATACATACACGGGTCAGGCCTTTAAAAGTGAACAAATCCAGGCACAGGGAATCATTGAACAGCATGGCAATGAAAAATGGCTGATTGTGGGGACAACCAGAGAAGCAAAAGGGGAGTTTATCCGGTCATTGTCACTTCTTGAACAGGAAGGATAA
- a CDS encoding CRISPR-associated protein Cas4 has translation MIILIQPDISPDARSFLSSCICAMTHTPIRPWTETDITVKSDKVGIYGLLDKYDALSGEYTLTRCTTAPKNGCWPDDAIRTAALLICIEETSAKRLKGMYIEYIPSGIIRYYEPTPKDRRRLIQIIRQIQDVDRGLFPSKPLHPPCDSCKYYEKCEKNKPKTLSFLFKK, from the coding sequence ATGATAATTCTTATCCAACCAGATATATCTCCAGATGCACGAAGTTTTCTTTCCTCCTGTATATGTGCAATGACTCATACTCCCATCAGGCCATGGACAGAAACGGATATAACAGTTAAATCTGATAAAGTCGGAATATATGGCCTTCTGGATAAATATGATGCACTATCAGGAGAATACACTCTCACAAGATGCACAACAGCCCCAAAGAACGGATGCTGGCCGGATGATGCCATTCGAACTGCCGCTCTTCTTATATGCATCGAAGAGACATCTGCAAAAAGGTTAAAGGGAATGTATATTGAGTATATTCCCTCTGGAATCATCAGGTATTATGAACCAACACCAAAGGATCGCAGACGACTGATACAGATAATTCGCCAGATACAAGATGTTGATCGAGGACTGTTTCCCTCTAAACCGCTTCATCCGCCATGTGATTCTTGTAAATACTACGAAAAATGTGAAAAAAATAAGCCAAAGACCTTATCCTTCCTGTTCAAGAAGTGA
- a CDS encoding DUF3467 domain-containing protein, which yields MASNEIQVTIPPNVEPVYSNMIQIAYKEDEFTFLFLHQIPGINQARGKAVVSISPNHAKNLLAVLQRTVGEYEQKFRTLEAPQEKQQNVTAMTGYS from the coding sequence ATGGCATCAAATGAAATTCAGGTAACCATCCCTCCTAATGTAGAACCGGTCTACAGTAATATGATCCAGATTGCCTATAAAGAGGATGAATTTACGTTTCTCTTCCTTCATCAGATTCCTGGAATTAATCAGGCAAGAGGAAAAGCAGTTGTGAGCATTAGCCCAAATCATGCAAAAAATCTTCTTGCAGTTCTACAGAGAACAGTTGGAGAATATGAACAAAAATTCAGAACTCTTGAGGCTCCACAAGAAAAACAGCAGAACGTTACAGCAATGACTGGATATTCATAA
- a CDS encoding acetate--CoA ligase family protein has protein sequence MTEWMLSESEGYDLLSKYGIPTPKYRIVTRAEDAGSAAETIGFPVVMKIISPDISHKSDAGGVIVGVGTKEAAQSAFNQIVANARAYNPNADIHGVIVENQAAPGLELIIGGKTDPTFGKVITFGIGGTLVELMKDVTLRILPIDEDEIRKMVTDIDSYPLITGYRGSKPKDEECLIQIIKNVCKMFEDQKDLREFDINPIRLYDSGACAVDARVIMDDNIHLLDTVDLEPVPPEYFKPKSVAVIGASDDKNKMGYAVMHNLLHFPGKVFPINNKRDTIQGLQAFPTVLDIPEEEIDLAVITVPARHVPGVMEECGKKGVKIAVVITAGFKEMSEEGRMLEERIVEIAHRYGTRIVGPNCLGLIIPPIGLDTTYVAQSPNPGNIAFISQSGAIVNTVVDWSLTKDIGFSLVVSVGNQADLNFFDYLRAAAADPETKVIIMYIEQIKNGKAFMEIVSEVSRHKPVVALKAGSSARGQAAAASHTGSLSGSYDVYVEAFRKSGVLLVHTLTGAFLAAEMLSHPKRYPKGRRAIVVTNAGGFAVLSSDYTERYGIKMIDLPDYLVKELDSFLPEFWNRGNPIDLLGDATEARFEKTFEVLAKNDALWDMCFIVGFPNNILSSEQLANQILKLSKSTDKRIIPTLLGGASMDRGRHILHAHNIPSFEELDMMYRVVGRLLYQIYRVKAQGVY, from the coding sequence ATGACAGAATGGATGCTCAGTGAATCTGAAGGATATGATCTCCTATCTAAATACGGAATACCAACACCAAAGTATCGCATCGTGACCAGAGCTGAAGATGCTGGATCTGCAGCAGAAACTATCGGTTTTCCTGTGGTCATGAAGATTATTTCACCCGACATCAGCCATAAAAGCGATGCAGGTGGTGTCATTGTCGGTGTCGGTACAAAAGAAGCCGCCCAATCAGCCTTTAATCAGATTGTAGCAAATGCCCGTGCTTACAATCCAAACGCAGACATTCACGGAGTAATCGTAGAAAATCAGGCCGCTCCAGGACTTGAGCTTATTATCGGTGGGAAAACCGATCCGACATTTGGGAAAGTCATCACTTTTGGTATTGGTGGAACCCTCGTCGAACTGATGAAAGATGTCACACTTCGTATTCTTCCAATTGACGAAGATGAGATCAGGAAAATGGTCACTGATATTGACTCATATCCACTCATAACCGGGTACCGAGGTTCAAAACCCAAGGATGAAGAGTGCCTGATTCAGATTATCAAAAACGTCTGCAAAATGTTTGAAGATCAAAAAGATCTTCGGGAATTTGACATCAACCCAATCAGATTGTATGACTCTGGTGCATGTGCAGTTGATGCACGTGTCATCATGGATGATAATATCCATCTTCTTGACACTGTTGACCTTGAACCAGTGCCTCCAGAATATTTCAAGCCAAAATCTGTTGCTGTAATTGGTGCATCAGATGATAAGAATAAGATGGGATATGCCGTTATGCATAACCTGCTCCATTTCCCTGGCAAGGTCTTTCCAATCAATAATAAACGTGACACTATTCAAGGTCTACAAGCTTTTCCGACCGTTCTGGATATTCCAGAAGAAGAGATTGATCTTGCAGTGATCACTGTTCCTGCCCGGCACGTTCCCGGGGTTATGGAAGAGTGTGGAAAGAAGGGAGTCAAGATTGCAGTTGTCATCACTGCCGGTTTTAAGGAGATGTCCGAAGAAGGCAGGATGCTGGAAGAACGTATTGTTGAGATTGCTCACCGTTATGGAACCAGAATTGTCGGTCCAAATTGTCTTGGACTTATTATCCCACCAATAGGTCTTGATACCACATATGTAGCACAGTCTCCTAATCCAGGAAACATTGCATTTATCTCCCAGAGTGGTGCTATTGTAAACACTGTTGTAGACTGGTCCCTTACCAAGGATATTGGATTCTCACTTGTTGTCTCTGTTGGAAACCAGGCAGACCTAAATTTCTTTGACTACCTCAGGGCAGCCGCAGCAGATCCTGAAACGAAAGTAATCATTATGTACATCGAGCAGATCAAAAACGGCAAAGCTTTCATGGAGATTGTAAGTGAAGTCTCCAGACACAAGCCAGTCGTGGCATTAAAAGCCGGATCATCTGCACGAGGTCAGGCAGCAGCAGCATCACATACTGGATCCCTCTCAGGATCTTATGATGTATATGTTGAAGCCTTTAGAAAATCCGGTGTGCTTCTGGTCCACACCCTGACCGGAGCATTCCTTGCAGCTGAAATGCTCTCTCATCCGAAAAGGTACCCCAAAGGTCGCCGTGCCATCGTCGTTACCAATGCCGGAGGATTTGCAGTGCTTTCATCAGATTATACCGAAAGGTATGGAATCAAGATGATTGATCTACCAGATTATCTGGTAAAAGAATTGGATTCATTCCTTCCAGAATTCTGGAACCGTGGAAATCCGATTGACCTTCTTGGTGACGCAACAGAAGCCAGATTTGAAAAGACCTTTGAAGTGCTTGCAAAGAATGATGCACTCTGGGACATGTGCTTTATTGTCGGATTCCCAAACAACATTCTCTCATCCGAACAACTGGCAAACCAGATCCTTAAGCTCTCAAAATCAACAGACAAGAGAATCATTCCGACACTGCTTGGAGGAGCATCCATGGATCGTGGCAGACATATCCTACATGCACACAATATTCCAAGTTTCGAAGAACTGGATATGATGTACCGGGTTGTTGGAAGACTGCTCTACCAGATCTACCGGGTTAAGGCACAGGGAGTATACTAA